A window of the Buteo buteo chromosome 8, bButBut1.hap1.1, whole genome shotgun sequence genome harbors these coding sequences:
- the TMEM39A gene encoding LOW QUALITY PROTEIN: transmembrane protein 39A (The sequence of the model RefSeq protein was modified relative to this genomic sequence to represent the inferred CDS: inserted 2 bases in 1 codon; deleted 2 bases in 2 codons), with protein MRASALTATSPGQLRRRCGLPAVRRAAPRPGSPALFFPFSSXFFFFFFPFTHRAAAAAPSLLLSRRGGAAAKWGCPAGGGTLRGVGGGGSSSSSSGSLLVPARGGSGGAGRRAATAGKGTPLPADVRAAPPPALGCTWEGFGIVVWVSGHSLLQALEVDSFLVMPGGRRGPSRQQLSRSALPSLQTLVGGSCGNGTGLRNRNGSAISLSAPPITALITPEPVRHCRIPELPLDGSLLFEFLFFIYLLVALFIQYINIYKTVWWYPYNHPASCTSLNFHLIDYHLAAFITVMLARRLVWALISEASQVGATSVIHYMVRLVLLTLCGWVLCWTLVNLFRSHSVLNLLFLGYPFGVYVPLCCFHQDSRAQPLPADCGYLVQDQMVDDGASAVNSLVKPKDFLSLLWESLREQFNNPTSIPTHSCPLSPDLIRNEVECLKADFNRRIKEVLFNSLFSAYYVAFLPLCFVKSTQYYDMRWSCEHLIMVWINAFVMLTTQLLPPKYCDLLHRSAAHLGKWQKLEHGSYSNAPQHIWSENTIWPQGVLVRRSRCLYKAVGPYNVAVPSDVSHARFYFLFHRPLRLLNLLILIEGSVVCYQLYSLLRSEKWNHTLSMALILFCNYYVLFKLLRDRIVLGRAYSYPLNNYGLKAH; from the exons ATGAGAGCATCAGCCCTCACTGCCACGTCTCCCGGGCAGCTGCGGCGGCGGTGCGGGCTA CCGGCGGTGCGCAGGGCCGCTCCGAGGCCGGGCTCGCCCgccctcttctttcccttctcttc tttttttttttttttttttcccttcacccACAGGGCGGCCGCGGCTGCC CCGTCCCTGCTCCTgtcccgccgcggcggggcagCGGCGAAGTGGGGCTGCCCGGCGGGAGGAGGGACGCTCCGCGGggtcggcggcggcggcagcagcagcagcagcagcggcagcctTCTCGTCCCGGCGAGGGGAGGATCGGGGGGGGCTGGCCGCCGGGCCGCTACCGCCGGGAAAGGGACCCCGCTGCCGGCCGATGTCCgagccgcgccgccgcccgcgcttGGATGT ACCTGGGAAGGCTTCGGGATCGTTGTCTGGGTCTCAGggcacagcctgctgcaggcacTGGAAGTGGATTCGTTCCTGGTCATGCCCGGTGGAAGGAGGGGACCCAGCCGGCAGCAGCTAAGCCGTTCAGCTTTGCCTTCTCTCCAGACGCTGGTTGGCGGGAGCTGCGGAAACGGTACCGGTTTGAGAAACAG GAATGGTAGTGCCATCAGCCTCTCTGCGCCTCCGATCACAGCGCTGATTACTCCAGAGCCTGTACGTCACTGCCGGATCCCTGAACTGCCATTGGATGGGAGCCTTCTCTTTGAATTCCTGTTCTTCATCTACCTACTGGTAGCCCTCTTCATTCAGTACATCAACATCTACAAGACTGTCTGGTGGTACCCATACAATCACCCTGCTTCCTGCACCTCACTG aaTTTTCACCTCATTGACTACCACCTGGCGGCGTTCATCACAGTGATGCTGGCACGGAGGCTGGTGTGGGCCCTTATCTCTGAG GCCTCTCAGGTGGGTGCAACATCAGTGATTCACTACATGGTGCGCCTGGTGCTGCTCACCCTCTGTGGATGGGTGCTCTGCTGGACTTTGGTCAACCTCTTCCGCAGCCATTCTGTTCTCAACCTTCTCTTCCTGGGCTACCC gttTGGTGTCTACGTTCCTCTGTGCTGCTTCCACCAGgacagcagagcacagccccTACCTGCAGACTGTGGTTACTTGGTACAGGACCAGATGGTGGATGATGGGGCTTCAGCTGTCAACAGCCTGGTCAAACCCAAAGATTTCCTTTCGCTTCTGTGGGAATCCTTGAGAGAACAGTTCAATAATCCTACGTCTATCCCCACCCACAGCTGCCCCCTTTCCCCAGATCTCATCCGCAACGAGGTGGAGTGCCTAAAAGCAGACTTCAACCGCAGGATCAAGGAAGTTCTCTTCAACTCTCTCTTCAGTGCCTACTACGTGGCATTCCTGCCACTGTGTTTTGTGAAG AGCACCCAGTACTACGACATGCGCTGGTCCTGTGAGCACCTCATCATGGTGTGGATCAATGCCTTTGTCATGCTCACCACTCAACTGCTGCCTCCCAAGTACTGTGACCTGCTCCACAGATCAGCTGCCCACCTCGGCAAGTGGCAGAAACTAGAACATGGTTCCTACAGCAATGCTCCACAGCATAT CTGGTCAGAAAACACAATATGGCCACAAGGAGTTCTGGTGCGACGTAGCCGATGCCTGTATAAAGCAGTTGGGCCTTACAACGTAGCAGTGCCTTCAGATGTGTCCCATGCCCGCTTTTAT TTCCTTTTTCACCGTCCATTACGGCTGCTCAACCTGCTGATTCTCATCGAAGGCAGTGTGGTCTGCTACCAGCTCTACTCACTGCTGCGCTCAGAGAAGTGGAACCATACCCTTTCCATGGCCCTCATCCTTTTCTGCAATTACTATGTCTTATTTAAGCTCCTCCGGGACCGGATAGTATTAGGCAGGGCATACTCCTATCCACTTAACAACTATGGACTCAAGGCACACTAG
- the LOC142033863 gene encoding uncharacterized protein LOC142033863 translates to MAALLLLFLLTLLPAAAYLCCVRRYTGSAGTVLYRRQPGRAEAGGRSPPRDPWAPRLCGSGLRLFVHVANTAFGQICLLPLLIRLNNFSLMRSLDIHEDPTFIPEVAAEVTEDKSEAKSTSDIIEQLIDARSDSASDGFSFKGIKDYLDCYQSGKLTPSQVAKNIIAMLEDCDKSTPPLRAIVQWDQEQIMLMAEASTARYRNKHTLSYLDGIPVCLKEEFKVVPYHHRVGTVYLGTEPETEDATVTKKLREAGAIIIGVSNMHELGTGTTGCNPNRYHKIPRNPYKPNHFPGGSSSGSAAAVAAGLCPVAIGTDGGGSVRIPASFCGVVGLKGTFGRISCQGSLPLSYSTVSVGPICTSVADAAIVYSILAEPDPLYPYGLKQPKATLSGMCAPDLKGLKLGVDWTFFKACDAEVLSICEKAVEHLQSLGASVVDVSLPEMEEVRVAHVICILSEMRDFLQPDFNKHFHEMNLDTRANLALASQFTALDYITANRQRTRSMRFLQEIFTTVNCILTPAVASTAPRIYESDLLTGSSDSSFTVRSMRFMQLGNFTGIPCLVVPVGYSTAGLPISFQVMAKWWDEAVLLRIGLKLEQFRYQTKKPSIYYDILA, encoded by the exons ATGGCGGcgttgctgctgctcttcctcctcaccttGCTCCCGGCCGCCGCTTACCTGTGCTGCGTGAGGCGGTACACGGGCAGCGCTGGGACCGTGCTGTACCGCCGGcaaccgggccgggccgaggcgGGGGGCCGCAGCCCGCCTCGGGATCCC TGGGCCCCGCGGCTGTGCGGCTCCGGGCTGCGCCTCTTCGTCCATGTGGCTAATACG GCTTTTGGGCAGATCTGCTTACTGCCGCTGTTAATAAG gctgaacaacttcTCGCTCATGCGTTCACTTGACATTCATGAAGATCCCACGTTTATCCCAGAGGTTGCTGCGGAGGTTACAGAAGACAAGTCTGAAGCTAAAAGCACTTCGGATATTATCGAGCAGCTGATAGATGCAAG GTCTGATTCTGCTAGTGATGGGTTTAGCTTCAAAGGGATCAAAGACTACCTGGACTGCTACCA GAGTGGGAAGCTGACGCCATCTCAGGTAGCGAAGAACATCATTGCCATGTTGGAGGACTGCGACAAATCCACGCCCCCACTCAGAGCGATAGTGCAATGGGACCAGGAGCAAATAATGCTG atgGCTGAGGCCTCCACTGCTCGTTACAGAAATAAGCATACGCTGTCTTATCTGGATGGCATCCCAGTGTGTCTGAAAGAAGAGTTCAAAGTG GTACCTTACCATCACCGAGTGGGAACAGTGTATCTTGGGACGGAGCCCGAAACAGAAGATGCTACTGTGACCAAGAAGCTGCGAGAGGCTGGGGCTATCATTATTGGGGTCTCAAACATGCACGAACTAGGGACTGGAACAACTGGATGCAACCCCAATAG GTACCACAAGATCCCTAGGAATCCCTACAAGCCTAACCACTTCCCAGGTGGGAGCTCCAGTGGGTCAGCAGCAGCTGTAGCAGCAG gtCTCTGCCCAGTGGCTATTGGCACAGATGGAGGTGGCTCCGTGAGGATTCCTGCTTCGTTCTGTGGTGTGGTGGGCCTGAAAG gTACGTTTGGGCGCATCAGTTGTCAAGGCAGCTTGCCACTCTCCTACTCCACAGTCAGCGTAG GCCCTATCTGTACCTCAGTGGCAGATGCAGCCATTGTTTACAGTATCCTTGCTGAGCCAGATCCGCTCTATCCATATG GACTAAAACAGCCCAAAGCAACCCTATCTGGTATGTGTGCTCCTGACCTGAAAGGCTTAAAACTGGGAGTGGACTGGACGTTTTTTAAG GCATGTGATGCTGAAGTCCTGTCCATCTGTGAGAAAG CTGTGGAGCACTTGCAGAGTTTGGGAGCCAGTGTGGTTGACGTGTCTCTTCCAGAGATGGAGGAAGTGCGAGTAGCACATGTAATCTGCATTCTCAGTGAGATGAGGGATTTCCTGCAACCTGACTTCAATAAACACTTCCACGAAATG aatttGGACACTCGGGCTAACCTGGCCTTGGCTTCCCAGTTCACAGCTCTGGATTACATTACG GCAAATCGACAGAGAACTCGGAGCATGAGATTTTTGCAAGAGATCTTCACCACTGTGAACTGTATCCTTACACCAG CTGTTGCTTCTACTGCCCCAAGAATCTATGAATCTGACCTCTTGACTGGGAGCAGCGATTCATCATTCACAGTCCGGTCCATGAG GTTCATGCAGCTTGGTAACTTCACTGGGATTCCATGCCTTGTGGTCCCTGTTGGATATTCTACTGCTGGGCTTCCTATCAGCTTCCAG GTCATGGCAAAATGGTGGGATGAAGCTGTTCTTCTGAGAATTGGCCTGAAGCTAGAGCAGTTTCGTTACCAGACAAAAAAACCATCCATTTATTATGACATCCTCGCATGA